Proteins found in one Bacillus subtilis subsp. subtilis str. 168 genomic segment:
- the prpF gene encoding aconitate isomerase (Evidence 2b: Function from indirect experimental evidences (e.g. phenotypes); PubMedId: 11294638, 12473114, 14702315, 17567742; Product type e: enzyme), producing MVKTNVTIMRGGTSKGVFFHESAMPNNKNEWEPFLLDVMGSPDKRQIDGLGGGNSLTSKVAIIKKAYTSDIDVHYTFGQVSISEEKVDFKGNCGNISAAVGPFAIEEGLVKAKEPMTAVRILNTNTNKMIIAEVEVEDGQVKYDGDVTISGVPGSGSPIYLNFHDAAGSVTGHLLPTGNSSEFLDTSQGQIEVSIIDYANPLVFVEASSIGLDGTELAEEFTDLQLAQFEELRSIAAEKCGFASRFSATKLSPAVPKLAIVAKPEKYKDSTGAWHSSVEMDLHIRMMSMQKPHQALAVTGAICTTRALSVEGAIPARIAKNHSTKVRLAHSSGIIETMVEPTGIKIVRTARRIMDGTVYTHGDYQMM from the coding sequence ATGGTCAAGACGAATGTAACAATCATGAGAGGCGGAACAAGCAAAGGCGTTTTTTTCCACGAATCAGCCATGCCTAACAATAAAAACGAATGGGAGCCCTTTTTGCTTGATGTCATGGGAAGTCCTGATAAAAGACAAATAGATGGTTTGGGTGGCGGTAATTCCCTTACTAGTAAAGTGGCAATAATAAAGAAAGCATATACTTCGGATATTGATGTTCACTATACTTTCGGTCAAGTCAGCATTTCGGAAGAAAAGGTGGACTTTAAGGGGAACTGCGGAAATATCTCCGCTGCTGTTGGTCCATTTGCTATTGAAGAAGGACTTGTAAAAGCGAAAGAACCAATGACTGCGGTAAGGATCCTGAATACCAATACGAATAAAATGATCATTGCGGAAGTAGAAGTGGAAGACGGTCAGGTCAAATATGACGGAGATGTTACGATATCTGGAGTACCTGGATCTGGATCTCCAATCTATTTAAACTTTCATGATGCCGCTGGTTCAGTTACCGGTCATTTATTGCCTACTGGAAATAGTTCGGAGTTTTTAGATACAAGTCAAGGCCAAATAGAGGTGTCTATTATCGACTATGCAAATCCATTAGTTTTTGTGGAAGCGAGCAGTATCGGCCTGGATGGAACGGAACTTGCAGAAGAATTTACTGATCTACAGTTGGCTCAATTTGAAGAATTAAGATCCATTGCGGCAGAGAAATGCGGCTTTGCCAGTCGATTTTCAGCTACAAAGTTATCGCCGGCTGTCCCCAAACTGGCTATAGTAGCAAAACCAGAGAAATATAAAGATAGTACAGGTGCTTGGCATTCAAGCGTTGAGATGGACTTACACATCAGGATGATGTCCATGCAAAAGCCACATCAAGCACTGGCTGTCACTGGAGCGATATGTACAACAAGAGCCCTTTCAGTGGAAGGTGCAATCCCTGCAAGAATAGCAAAAAACCACTCTACAAAGGTTCGGCTAGCTCATTCTTCTGGTATTATTGAAACAATGGTGGAGCCCACTGGTATAAAGATCGTCCGTACCGCACGACGTATTATGGACGGAACAGTTTATACGCATGGAGACTATCAAATGATGTAG
- a CDS encoding hypothetical protein (Evidence 5: Unknown function), whose product MIGEKGGVSMNREEAWIQGSSTLIELIGGNEAA is encoded by the coding sequence TTGATTGGTGAAAAAGGTGGAGTATCTATGAATCGAGAAGAAGCGTGGATACAAGGAAGCAGTACACTGATTGAGTTAATTGGTGGAAACGAAGCCGCTTGA
- the yraJ gene encoding hypothetical protein (Evidence 4: Unknown function but conserved in other organisms): MTKLKMLSMLTVMIASLFIFSSQALAVQYFTVSTSSGAPVNMRSGPGTNYPIMLSIPSGSRVPYYCYAYGTTVTGKYGTSNIWDQIQWKDSRGVVNIGYVSDTYVYTGSDGPVGYKCN; the protein is encoded by the coding sequence TTGACTAAACTGAAAATGCTGAGTATGTTAACCGTGATGATTGCATCTTTATTCATTTTTTCCAGTCAGGCACTTGCCGTTCAGTACTTTACTGTCTCAACAAGCAGCGGTGCGCCTGTCAATATGCGCAGCGGTCCTGGTACAAATTATCCTATTATGCTTTCCATTCCGAGTGGCTCCCGTGTTCCTTATTATTGTTACGCTTATGGAACGACTGTTACAGGGAAGTATGGAACGAGTAATATCTGGGACCAAATCCAGTGGAAAGATTCCCGGGGTGTCGTGAATATTGGATATGTGTCTGACACATATGTGTACACAGGTTCAGACGGCCCTGTCGGTTACAAATGCAATTAG
- the zinT gene encoding lipoprotein buffering protein for Zn2+ transport (Evidence 2a: Function from experimental evidences in other organisms; PubMedId: 12904577, 24128931; Product type lp: lipoprotein) encodes MNILFSKRLGILTIGSLLVLAGCQTSGSSAGESNQTTSSSAVEEDSSKTQEQTSDSHTHEHSHDHSHAHDEETEKIYEGYFKNSQVKDRLLSDWEGDWQSVYPYLQDGTLDEVFSYKSEHEGGKTAEEYKEYYKKGYQTDVDRIVIQKDTVTFFKNGKEYSGKYTYDGYEILTYDAGNRGVRYIFKLAKKAEGLPQYIQFSDHSIYPTKASHYHLYWGDDREALLDEVKNWPTYYPSKMDGHDIAHEMMAH; translated from the coding sequence ATGAACATTTTATTTTCAAAACGGCTAGGCATATTAACGATTGGTTCATTACTAGTTTTGGCAGGATGTCAGACTTCCGGTTCTTCTGCAGGTGAGTCTAATCAAACAACATCATCCTCAGCAGTTGAAGAAGACTCTTCCAAAACGCAAGAGCAAACATCTGACAGTCATACACACGAACATTCTCACGATCATAGTCATGCGCATGATGAAGAAACAGAAAAAATATATGAAGGCTATTTTAAAAACAGCCAAGTAAAGGATCGCTTACTTTCTGATTGGGAAGGAGATTGGCAATCTGTATATCCATACCTGCAAGATGGTACTCTTGACGAAGTGTTTTCATATAAATCAGAACACGAAGGCGGCAAGACAGCTGAAGAATATAAAGAGTATTATAAAAAAGGCTATCAAACAGATGTTGACCGTATTGTAATCCAGAAAGATACTGTAACGTTCTTCAAAAATGGAAAAGAATATTCTGGTAAGTATACGTATGACGGATACGAAATTCTAACCTATGATGCGGGCAATAGAGGGGTAAGATACATATTCAAACTAGCTAAAAAAGCAGAAGGGCTGCCTCAGTATATTCAGTTTAGTGATCATAGTATTTACCCGACTAAAGCTAGTCATTACCATCTCTATTGGGGGGACGACCGTGAAGCTTTACTTGATGAAGTCAAAAACTGGCCTACTTACTACCCGTCAAAAATGGATGGACACGATATTGCCCATGAGATGATGGCTCATTAA
- the yraH gene encoding putative lyase (Evidence 3: Putative function from multiple computational evidences; Product type e: enzyme) → MKLLQIRLLVNDFKKSVEFYKDSLGLPISWLENEMEYALFDNGETKIELLSRETMAEIVGEEKKSLEGEAQSKFLLQFKVEDVDKTYDDLHEKGVKCENKPHDRKEWSARVAHFRDPDHNLIEIYKML, encoded by the coding sequence ATGAAGCTGTTACAAATTAGACTGTTGGTGAATGATTTTAAGAAAAGCGTCGAGTTTTATAAAGATTCATTAGGACTTCCAATAAGTTGGTTAGAGAATGAAATGGAATATGCACTCTTTGATAATGGGGAAACGAAAATAGAGCTTTTATCTCGAGAAACGATGGCTGAAATCGTTGGAGAGGAAAAAAAGTCCTTGGAAGGAGAAGCTCAATCAAAATTTTTGCTTCAGTTTAAGGTAGAAGATGTTGATAAAACGTATGACGATTTACACGAAAAAGGAGTTAAATGTGAGAATAAACCGCATGATCGCAAGGAATGGAGTGCCCGAGTTGCTCACTTCAGAGATCCAGATCATAATCTGATTGAAATATATAAAATGTTATGA
- the csn gene encoding chitosanase (Evidence 1a: Function from experimental evidences in the studied strain; PubMedId: 11065371, 11320136, 1664582, 25355936; Product type e: enzyme): MKISMQKADFWKKAAISLLVFTMFFTLMMSETVFAAGLNKDQKRRAEQLTSIFENGTTEIQYGYVERLDDGRGYTCGRAGFTTATGDALEVVEVYTKAVPNNKLKKYLPELRRLAKEESDDTSNLKGFASAWKSLANDKEFRAAQDKVNDHLYYQPAMKRSDNAGLKTALARAVMYDTVIQHGDGDDPDSFYALIKRTNKKAGGSPKDGIDEKKWLNKFLDVRYDDLMNPANHDTRDEWRESVARVDVLRSIAKENNYNLNGPIHVRSNEYGNFVIK, translated from the coding sequence ATGAAAATCAGTATGCAAAAAGCAGATTTTTGGAAAAAAGCAGCGATCTCATTACTTGTTTTCACCATGTTTTTTACCCTGATGATGAGCGAAACGGTTTTTGCGGCGGGACTGAATAAAGATCAAAAGCGCCGGGCGGAACAGCTGACAAGTATCTTTGAAAACGGCACAACGGAGATCCAATATGGATATGTAGAGCGATTGGATGACGGGCGAGGCTATACATGCGGACGGGCAGGCTTTACAACGGCTACCGGGGATGCATTGGAAGTAGTGGAAGTATACACAAAGGCAGTTCCGAATAACAAACTGAAAAAGTATCTGCCTGAATTGCGCCGTCTGGCCAAGGAAGAAAGCGATGATACAAGCAATCTCAAGGGATTCGCTTCTGCCTGGAAGTCGCTTGCAAATGATAAGGAATTTCGCGCCGCTCAAGACAAAGTAAATGACCATTTGTATTATCAGCCTGCCATGAAACGATCGGATAATGCCGGACTAAAAACAGCATTGGCAAGAGCTGTGATGTACGATACGGTTATTCAGCATGGCGATGGTGATGACCCTGACTCTTTTTATGCCTTGATTAAACGTACGAACAAAAAAGCGGGCGGATCACCTAAAGACGGAATAGACGAGAAGAAGTGGTTGAATAAATTCTTGGACGTACGCTATGACGATCTGATGAATCCGGCCAATCATGACACCCGTGACGAATGGAGAGAATCAGTTGCCCGTGTGGACGTGCTTCGCTCTATCGCCAAGGAGAACAACTATAATCTAAACGGACCGATTCATGTTCGTTCAAACGAGTACGGTAATTTTGTAATCAAATAA
- the yraK gene encoding putative hydrolase (Evidence 3: Putative function from multiple computational evidences; Product type e: enzyme): protein MTINNGTLQVPGANIHYQVRGSGPIILLVHGGGGDADKFHHVANHLANWYTVVTYDRRGHSRSNLANQIEGYRVETHSDDAHRLLAKITNKPAYVFGSSSGAVIGLDLCIRHPEQVHVMIPHEPILLQLLHGNELKQAEQFMEDLKKNHRSEVIKLMSRLETDEQSKAVLTKRLLGNSTYFTEYEIQGILSYTLDFEALKTVFTSSPMKILPAGGSASRELFPYRCANALAEQLETEWVEFPGNHTGYTMYHKEFSERLHDMLEKEKKHTC from the coding sequence ATGACGATAAACAATGGAACGTTGCAAGTACCCGGCGCGAACATCCACTATCAGGTGCGTGGCTCTGGTCCAATCATTCTTTTGGTCCACGGAGGAGGCGGTGATGCCGACAAGTTCCATCATGTTGCCAATCATCTGGCTAACTGGTACACGGTTGTTACTTATGATCGCCGCGGCCATTCCCGCAGCAATCTCGCCAATCAGATTGAGGGTTACCGTGTGGAAACACACAGTGACGATGCTCACCGTCTTCTAGCCAAAATCACCAATAAGCCGGCCTATGTATTTGGAAGCAGCTCCGGGGCTGTTATCGGGCTTGATCTGTGCATACGCCATCCCGAACAAGTACATGTCATGATCCCACACGAACCAATCTTATTGCAGCTTCTGCATGGAAATGAGCTGAAACAAGCCGAGCAATTCATGGAAGACCTTAAGAAAAATCATCGAAGTGAAGTCATTAAATTAATGTCAAGATTAGAGACAGACGAACAATCAAAGGCTGTCCTGACAAAGCGGCTTCTCGGCAATTCAACGTATTTCACTGAGTATGAAATTCAAGGAATTCTCAGCTATACATTAGATTTCGAAGCATTAAAAACTGTGTTTACATCTTCACCGATGAAGATACTCCCAGCTGGCGGAAGTGCTTCTCGGGAGCTTTTTCCTTATCGTTGCGCGAACGCCCTAGCGGAACAATTGGAAACAGAATGGGTTGAATTCCCCGGAAATCATACGGGGTACACAATGTACCATAAAGAATTTTCTGAGAGGTTACACGACATGTTAGAAAAAGAAAAGAAACATACGTGTTAA
- the yrpG gene encoding putative aldo-keto reductase (Evidence 3: Putative function from multiple computational evidences; PubMedId: 23990306, 25326299; Product type e: enzyme) — MEYTYLGRTGLRVSRLCLGTMNFGVDTDEKTAFRIMDEALDNGIQFFDTANIYGWGKNAGLTESIIGKWFAQGGQRREKVVLATKVYEPISDPNDGPNDMRGLSLYKIRRHLEGSLKRLQTDHIELYQMHHIDRRTPWDEIWEAFETQVRSGKVDYIGSSNFAGWHLVKAQAEAEKRRFMGLVTEQHKYSLLERTAEMEVLPAARDLGLGVVAWSPLAGGLLGGKALKSNAGTRTAKRADLIEKHRLQLEKFSDLCKELGEKEANVALAWVLANPVLTAPIIGPRTVEQLRDTIKAVEISLDKEILRMLNDIFPGPGGETPEAYAW; from the coding sequence GTGGAGTATACCTATTTAGGGAGAACAGGATTGCGGGTGAGCCGTTTATGTTTAGGCACGATGAATTTTGGAGTTGATACAGACGAAAAGACTGCGTTCCGTATCATGGATGAAGCACTTGATAACGGCATTCAATTTTTTGATACTGCCAATATTTACGGCTGGGGCAAAAACGCAGGATTGACAGAGAGCATCATTGGAAAATGGTTTGCACAAGGAGGACAGCGCCGCGAGAAAGTTGTTCTGGCGACAAAAGTATATGAACCGATTTCTGATCCGAATGACGGACCAAATGATATGAGGGGCTTGTCTCTATACAAAATCAGACGTCATCTGGAAGGATCACTGAAGCGGCTTCAGACAGATCATATCGAATTGTACCAAATGCATCATATCGATAGGCGGACACCGTGGGATGAGATATGGGAAGCTTTTGAGACTCAGGTTCGCTCCGGCAAAGTAGACTATATTGGATCCAGTAATTTTGCAGGCTGGCATTTAGTTAAAGCGCAAGCTGAAGCTGAAAAACGGCGATTCATGGGACTCGTCACTGAACAGCATAAGTATAGTTTATTAGAACGAACAGCTGAAATGGAAGTGCTGCCGGCTGCACGGGATCTTGGTTTAGGAGTAGTGGCGTGGAGTCCCCTTGCAGGAGGGCTTCTTGGCGGGAAGGCATTGAAAAGCAATGCCGGAACTCGTACAGCAAAAAGAGCAGATTTAATTGAAAAACATCGTTTGCAACTCGAGAAATTTTCAGATTTATGCAAAGAACTAGGAGAAAAAGAAGCAAATGTGGCTTTGGCATGGGTGCTGGCAAATCCAGTTTTAACTGCGCCGATCATCGGACCACGAACGGTTGAGCAGCTGCGTGATACGATAAAAGCCGTTGAAATCAGTCTGGATAAGGAGATTCTCCGCATGTTAAATGATATCTTTCCCGGACCTGGAGGAGAGACACCTGAGGCATACGCCTGGTGA
- the yraI gene encoding hypothetical protein (Evidence 4: Unknown function but conserved in other organisms), producing the protein MNKLKRLSMLTVMIASVFIFSSHALAAQYYTVSTSSGAPVNMRSGPGTSWGIVTTIPSGTRIPIYCYKTGTTVTGKYGTSNIWNYTERTLASGEIVPGFVSDTYMYTGSDGPVVPKCSW; encoded by the coding sequence GTGAATAAGTTAAAGAGGCTAAGTATGCTAACGGTGATGATTGCATCTGTGTTCATTTTTTCTAGCCATGCACTTGCGGCTCAGTATTATACGGTTTCAACAAGCAGCGGTGCTCCTGTCAACATGCGCAGCGGCCCAGGTACAAGTTGGGGAATTGTAACGACCATTCCGAGCGGAACCCGCATCCCGATCTATTGCTACAAAACCGGTACAACTGTAACTGGAAAGTATGGAACGAGCAATATTTGGAATTACACAGAGCGGACGCTTGCCAGCGGGGAGATCGTTCCTGGATTTGTCTCTGATACATATATGTATACAGGCTCAGACGGTCCGGTTGTTCCTAAATGCAGCTGGTAG
- a CDS encoding hypothetical protein (Evidence 5: Unknown function), whose translation MGKKLIETIQYPPYYCDVAYLESSHMKSRRNLFQNKKSLDVWQWITLEIYWLI comes from the coding sequence ATGGGGAAAAAACTGATTGAGACCATTCAGTATCCGCCATATTATTGTGACGTGGCATACCTTGAGTCATCTCACATGAAGAGTAGAAGAAACCTATTTCAAAATAAAAAATCATTGGATGTATGGCAGTGGATTACGCTTGAAATCTATTGGCTTATATGA
- the sigZ gene encoding RNA polymerase ECF(extracytoplasmic function)-type sigma factor (sigma-Z) (Evidence 1a: Function from experimental evidences in the studied strain; PubMedId: 11700344, 15019740, 17675383; Product type r: regulator), whose amino-acid sequence MNIEDLWDQFHQPLKTYISHRVNDQSIVDDLLQIVFMKIQVHLPNLIDEQKIDSWIYRITRNTIIDFYRTKKTSEILPDVLHFNDSAEEENFTKEATVCIRSTIKRLPEKYREALELTDFQGLSQKELSEKLGISYSGAKSRVQRGRGKLKQLLEGCCHIEADRYGNIVDFRILKE is encoded by the coding sequence ATGAATATAGAGGATCTATGGGATCAATTTCATCAGCCGTTAAAAACATATATTTCACATAGGGTTAACGATCAATCTATCGTTGATGACCTCTTGCAAATCGTATTTATGAAAATACAAGTGCATCTCCCAAATCTGATCGATGAACAAAAGATCGACAGCTGGATTTATCGGATCACTAGAAATACGATTATTGATTTTTACCGTACAAAAAAAACAAGCGAAATATTGCCTGATGTTCTACATTTTAATGACAGTGCAGAGGAAGAAAATTTCACCAAGGAAGCAACTGTGTGTATTCGATCGACCATCAAACGGTTGCCTGAAAAGTATCGAGAGGCGCTCGAGTTAACTGATTTCCAGGGGTTATCACAAAAAGAGTTGAGTGAAAAGCTCGGCATTTCTTACTCCGGAGCAAAATCAAGGGTACAACGCGGACGTGGAAAATTAAAACAGCTGCTTGAGGGGTGCTGTCACATTGAAGCGGATCGATATGGAAATATCGTAGACTTTCGTATTTTAAAGGAATAA
- the yraN gene encoding putative transcriptional regulator (probes citrate or citrate-related metabolite) (Evidence 3: Putative function from multiple computational evidences; PubMedId: 20011599; Product type r: regulator) encodes MDEKDWILLKILHEEQSVTKTAERLFTSQPSITYRLKKIEEIFGIELFTKRHKGITFTAEGEHLVAYARRMLQELQDTKDHISNLSKEVQGHLRLGVSSNFAQYKLPKLLREFSTMYPNVQYSVQTGWSTDVMKLLDAGIVQVGILRGSHRWKGVEERLTREKLHIISKKPITIEQLPFLPFIKYKTDASLKTIIEDWMHTNLKQAPIIAMEVDRQETCKEMVKHGLGYSIAPEICLQESDHLYTMELYNAKGKPLMRDTWLMYDQKSLGIKLVKAFIDFLKGEQMVTI; translated from the coding sequence ATGGATGAGAAAGATTGGATTTTATTGAAAATTCTTCACGAAGAACAAAGTGTAACAAAAACAGCAGAACGATTATTTACATCACAGCCTTCCATCACTTATCGGTTGAAAAAGATTGAGGAGATTTTCGGAATTGAATTATTCACCAAAAGGCATAAAGGAATTACCTTTACTGCGGAAGGAGAACACTTGGTTGCTTATGCAAGAAGAATGCTACAGGAACTTCAAGATACCAAAGATCATATCTCTAATCTAAGCAAAGAGGTGCAAGGACATCTAAGGCTGGGGGTATCAAGCAATTTCGCTCAATATAAGCTCCCTAAGTTATTAAGGGAATTTTCCACTATGTATCCTAATGTCCAATATAGTGTACAAACAGGCTGGAGCACAGATGTCATGAAATTATTAGATGCTGGTATTGTACAAGTCGGTATACTGAGAGGAAGCCATCGCTGGAAAGGGGTGGAGGAACGGCTGACACGGGAAAAATTACATATCATCTCAAAAAAACCAATAACGATAGAGCAACTTCCTTTTTTACCTTTTATCAAATATAAAACGGATGCTTCTTTAAAAACGATTATAGAAGATTGGATGCATACGAATCTAAAACAAGCCCCCATTATTGCAATGGAAGTGGATCGACAAGAGACTTGCAAAGAGATGGTAAAGCATGGTCTTGGTTACTCCATAGCACCAGAAATTTGCCTGCAGGAATCTGATCATTTGTACACAATGGAACTGTATAATGCTAAGGGTAAGCCTCTAATGAGAGATACTTGGCTAATGTACGATCAAAAATCATTAGGAATCAAACTCGTTAAAGCATTCATTGATTTTTTAAAGGGTGAACAAATGGTAACCATTTAA
- the yraL gene encoding hypothetical protein (Evidence 4: Unknown function but conserved in other organisms) translates to MAYVKATAILPEKLISEIQKYVQGKTIYIPKPESSHQKWGACSGTRKLIDDRNASIKKAFKNGKTIHQLSDEYHLSIETIKKIVYSK, encoded by the coding sequence ATGGCATATGTAAAAGCAACCGCTATTTTACCTGAAAAGCTGATATCGGAAATTCAAAAGTATGTTCAAGGAAAAACAATATATATCCCTAAACCTGAATCCTCTCATCAAAAATGGGGTGCGTGTTCAGGAACAAGAAAGCTGATCGATGACAGAAACGCTTCTATTAAAAAAGCATTTAAAAACGGCAAAACCATTCATCAATTATCTGATGAATATCACCTCTCTATTGAAACAATAAAAAAAATTGTCTACTCTAAATAA
- the yraG gene encoding putative spore coat protein (Evidence 3: Putative function from multiple computational evidences; PubMedId: 10066829, 22882546; Product type cp: cell process): MDHQTLAAHEAVDLHEIVNFKTLCIAKSKLMQGLVFDQELKDLMEKDVQQSIQDLTELQAVYERASFQAPVPQSRPTPIIN; the protein is encoded by the coding sequence ATGGATCATCAAACATTGGCAGCTCATGAGGCTGTTGACTTACATGAAATCGTGAACTTTAAAACACTTTGTATAGCGAAATCAAAGTTAATGCAAGGGCTTGTGTTTGACCAAGAACTGAAGGACTTGATGGAAAAAGATGTACAGCAATCCATTCAAGACCTTACTGAATTACAAGCGGTTTATGAGCGTGCCTCATTTCAGGCCCCTGTCCCTCAAAGCCGCCCAACGCCAATCATCAATTGA
- the yraO gene encoding putative citrate transporter (Evidence 3: Putative function from multiple computational evidences; PubMedId: 11053381, 11566984, 15849754, 16850406; Product type t: transporter): MLTILGFSMVTVFTILIMTKKVSPIVALTITPIVFALIGGFGKGIGDMILEGIQTVASSAALLLFAILFFGILIDAGLFDPLIEKILSIVKGDPVKIAIGSAVLAMLIALDGDGTTTYMITVSAMLPLYKRIGMNPMVMATLAMLSLSIVSGMTPWGGPATRAISVLGLDPSDFFVPLLPTMLGGIACVIFLAFLMGRKERNRIGIVQLEPRHITKDSSQSYMAATLESEQLKRPRLIYLNLFLVISIMVFIVLGTKHPSVLFLIGFVLALTINYPNVKMQKERIAEHSGNAITVVLLVFSAGVFAGILSGTKMVDAIAGSLISIIPSSMGGFFPVIVALTSIPFTFVLSNDAYYFGMVPIFAEAASAYGIEPVEIARASIMGQPVHLMSPLVASTVLLVSMLKMDLGSFQRFAVKWAVITSLVITLLAIITGAITIL, translated from the coding sequence ATGCTTACTATTTTAGGTTTTTCGATGGTAACTGTTTTTACAATATTAATAATGACAAAGAAAGTCTCGCCTATTGTTGCCTTGACCATCACTCCCATTGTTTTTGCTCTTATTGGAGGTTTTGGTAAGGGTATTGGCGACATGATTTTAGAAGGAATTCAAACAGTTGCAAGTTCAGCGGCATTGCTATTGTTTGCTATTCTTTTTTTCGGAATTTTAATTGATGCAGGTTTATTTGATCCGCTAATAGAAAAAATTTTATCTATAGTAAAGGGAGACCCTGTGAAAATAGCGATAGGGTCTGCCGTCTTGGCAATGCTTATCGCTTTAGATGGGGACGGTACAACAACCTATATGATAACAGTCTCAGCAATGTTACCTTTGTATAAAAGAATTGGTATGAATCCCATGGTTATGGCGACATTAGCAATGCTGTCGTTGAGTATCGTTAGCGGAATGACTCCATGGGGCGGACCAGCTACAAGAGCGATTTCAGTGCTGGGTTTGGATCCTTCAGATTTCTTTGTGCCATTACTTCCGACCATGCTTGGAGGTATTGCTTGTGTGATATTTCTGGCTTTTCTAATGGGAAGGAAAGAGAGGAATCGAATAGGCATCGTTCAATTAGAGCCTAGACATATAACAAAGGACAGCTCTCAATCTTATATGGCTGCTACTTTGGAGAGCGAACAATTGAAAAGGCCACGCTTAATATATCTTAATTTATTCCTCGTTATAAGTATCATGGTGTTTATTGTGCTTGGAACTAAGCATCCGTCAGTTTTATTTTTAATTGGTTTTGTTCTTGCCCTTACTATAAATTATCCGAATGTAAAAATGCAGAAGGAGCGAATCGCCGAGCATTCTGGTAATGCCATAACCGTGGTATTATTGGTATTTTCAGCAGGAGTATTTGCTGGTATATTATCCGGGACAAAGATGGTGGATGCCATAGCAGGATCATTAATATCCATCATCCCCTCATCAATGGGAGGGTTTTTCCCCGTTATTGTAGCACTCACTAGTATTCCGTTTACTTTTGTTTTATCAAATGATGCATATTACTTTGGTATGGTACCTATCTTTGCAGAAGCTGCCTCAGCATATGGTATAGAACCAGTAGAAATTGCAAGGGCTTCTATAATGGGGCAGCCGGTTCATCTGATGAGTCCATTGGTTGCGTCAACAGTATTGCTAGTAAGCATGCTTAAAATGGACTTGGGGTCATTTCAAAGGTTTGCCGTTAAGTGGGCTGTAATTACATCATTAGTTATTACGTTGTTAGCAATCATTACAGGGGCTATTACTATTTTGTAA